The Setaria viridis chromosome 6, Setaria_viridis_v4.0, whole genome shotgun sequence genome contains a region encoding:
- the LOC117860894 gene encoding uncharacterized protein — MRKAKRGGADLTKRIRKNRRACKNESLFSGRFLGDSNQDVRSGLSDGLKSYLSKRVSSITLCDGDRILFSCSGIAMEHQGHLTRFLTSASLVRALDGTNEDHDDLKIEVRHEGNEVHMGIVGEFDLDHNFAVVNVHAFLDVQVGPFQSAPEILAHGEILVAIGRGVCGEIVTKSVELDDDSRVSEDDEDLDCKISEAWEGGPVHSIDGTVVGMNLFLTMRRAVFLPWGTILKHLEHYWTSQEKKTGLAKVYRIGPVCEKYNSHPEVHGAFVNQELLDLDSMGYPKLPSSMLGDGMILVNTFEETFGDMHGEGVWRKFSKRASNINRNIVALASYDGEKRFFACTGFSIEWNVSTIILTSASLVRNSGDENKIVENLRIEVLLDNQCIEGTLQHYSLHYNVALVSVKDYPALCASNTELFWTKSKSSKVAAVGRCFKSGALMATIGDLVSWTGTLDCDFLARSTCKISKVGIGGPLVNLDGDVIGMNFYDKRIGTPFLFWADICKILASFETKSKFGEVGNDSDPSGSPFWKMNKDRNTKLNRWPVPMPRWCHLEDRDEDKSDDELGFEPKSGRKRRYGYIRGRKVVLF, encoded by the exons ATGCGGAAAGCTAAGAGGGGTGGTGCTGATCTCACTAAACGCATTCGCAAGAACAGAAGAGCTTGCAAGAATGAATCATTGTTCTCAG GTCGCTTCCTTGGGGACTCTAATCAAGATGTTCGGTCTGGGCTCAGTGATGGGCTAAAATCATATTTATCTAAACGTGTTTCCTCTATTACTTTGTGCGATG GAGACAGAATCTTATTTTCATGCTCGGGCATAGCTATGGAACATCAGGGTCACCTTACAAGGTTTCTGACTTCTGCAAGTTTGGTCAGAGCCCTCGATGGTACAAACGAAGACCATGATGACTTAAAG ATTGAAGTGCGACATGAAGGCAATGAAGTGCATATGGGGATTGTGGGTGAATTTGATTTAGATCACAACTTTGCTGTTGTCAATGTCCATGCCTTCCTTGATGTTCAAGTTGGACCTTTCCAAAGTGCACCGGAAATTCTGGCCCACGGTGAGATATTAGTAGCTATAGGGCGTGGCGTCTGTGGTGAAATAGTGACCAAGAGTGTGGAACTGGATGATGATTCAAGGGTAtctgaggatgatgaagatctTGATTGTAAAATCTCAGAG GCTTGGGAGGGTGGGCCAGTTCATTCTATTGATGGGACGGTTGTTGGCATGAACCTTTTTTTGACCATGAGAAGAGCCGTTTTCCTACCATGGGGCACAATTCTCAAGCATCTGGAGCATTACTGGACATCCCAGGAAAAGAAGACTGGTCTTGCAAAGGTTTACAG GATTGGACCCGTATGTGAGAAATATAACAGCCATCCAGAAG TACATGGAGCTTTTGTCAACCAGGAACTGTTAGATCTAGACTCCATGGGTTACCCTAAGTTACCATCCTCCATGTTAGGAG ATGGCATGATTTTGGTAAATACTTTTGAAGAAACTTTTGGCGACATGCATGGTGAAGGTGTTTGGAGAAAATTCAGCAAAAGAGCTTCTAACATAAATCGCAATATTGTCGCACTGGCTTCATACGATG GAGAAAAAAGGTTTTTTGCATGCACGGGTTTTTCTATTGAGTGGAATGTATCTACGATAATTTTGACATCAGCAAGCTTGGTTAGAAATTCTGGTGATGAGAACAAGATTGTTGAAAACTTGAGG ATTGAAGTGTTGCTTGACAATCAATGCATAGAAGGGACGTTGCAGCATTATAGTCTACATTACAACGTTGCTCTAGTCAGTGTCAAGGATTACCCTGCTCTTTGTGCATCAAATACTGAGCTTTTTTGGACAAAGTCAAAGTCTTCTAAAGTAGCAGCTGTAGGGCGTTGCTTCAAATCAGGAGCGCTAATGGCTACTATTGGGGATCTGGTTTCCTGGACAGGCACCCTTGATTGCGATTTCCTCGCACGTTCCACATGTAAAATCAGTAAG GTTGGGATTGGGGGCCCTCTTGTTAATCTTGATGGGGATGTCATTGGCATGAACTTCTATGATAAGAGAATAGGAACCCCTTTCCTGTTTTGGGCGGACATTTGCAAAATTCTAGCATCGTTTGAAACAAAAAG TAAATTTGGTGAAGTTGGCAATGATAGTGATCCCTCTGGTTCGCCTTTCTGGAAAATGAATAAAGATAGGAATACTAAGTTAAACAG GTGGCCTGTGCCCATGCCTCGCTGGTGCCATCTTGAGGATAGGGATGAGGATAAATCTGATGATGAGTTGGGCTTTGAACCCAAATCTGGCCGCAAGCGGAGATACGGTTACATCAGGGGAAGGAAAGTCGTGCTCTTTTAG